A genomic region of Plasmodium falciparum 3D7 genome assembly, chromosome: 11 contains the following coding sequences:
- a CDS encoding RNA-binding protein, putative, with protein MKEDNINNDISLDEKDISRQESLFYDTSIAHRNIKPFVRPPICSVSTATDSFRCSTYSNPNYMTCPYINSYENCTENNKHVDGLREKNGKYKKCEEDDKKDLNYMSDNGYVDPYNIYRIEKKDDIYFSMFKNEESNIKNKESNHNNSKYPFDGCTKDLKIYTNVYEDSKNFSSLLSKDSIYHNSISNNHMTNKIPFYNKENLKNINNNNNYYYYNNDIKMKRNTINHDEIFKPIAYEKNGINIINKQTYDTYKKDEKYPYLSYDEKYNDMMIMLMSGLNIKDNYNNICDNNNNKEEENPVDHKNIQDVNKNENYFKDYISDVYHNLINENINNNKEINNINKYNIFNNYIDNDNINSDDNYIYMNRENNQDVNKNIFSFCKSNLNLKKENNNIYDTCKVFINKDYKEDILGNNNIEDILGKNNIEHILDNNNIEDILGKNNIEHILDNNNIEDILGKNNIEYILDNNNNIEHILDNNNIEDIPYNYNQAYILDNNNNIEDTFDNYHNDNTFTNDYFYNLKKGKKVSFDININKNKIIDHSSSINESYPFFLQNNIKDNKKNSLDNPCVDLNIYPNDLNEVILHDSEDKNILIDDDYILKREDVIIDEKENKRPDVDTNKNSIIQKEENIKDNINEFILSNNITHKNDYININNIDDEKMVKGFHKKEIFAHIKENDDKNNNNDNNNYMDSNNYAKNNCNTCYYNYNNGWCDKSSILSENRICNYNDIQYNFSSNYSNNVIYPLHNESNIHGENSPLAYIKDEEPLVFVNDEYDNKNKLNDMLCLDNCLCDSCVSINEELLSKEENNKKNIFENMKTYNFLCNLLNDKQDEDFRDNNNEYITSQSCFEENNNMNHTYDNYIFDNINEEYDNTPFKENIIYPENYNNILQHKKKDKDIIIKKKKSLAKYTLIVNVPPNTTRKDLMNVFSQFGNVDLTMVVCDKESRHPNKEWTATSGYSFVRFSTNIEARKTLTAATCGLIKIRGSKVRATWAKKDSYSKKEKDDIVLKIPSSILIINIQEFNCCICKIYLSYQPILFPCCFVSSCSDCLANYIMNNINQPNFKCPNCNIILNDKIIKLDKNVKGTLALLYKYYSNIKVKCPHNGCLWIGYQYQYLNHFISCKYNITHQIQT; from the coding sequence atgAAAGAAGACAacattaataatgatatatccCTTGATGAAAAGGACATAAGTAGGCAGGAGTCACTTTTTTATGATACTTCTATTGCTcatagaaatataaaaccTTTTGTTAGACCCCCAATATGTAGTGTTTCTACAGCTACAGATTCTTTTAGATGTTCTACATATTCTAATCCTAATTATATGACTTGTCCATATATTAACTCTTATGAGAATTGTACTGAGAATAATAAACATGTGGATGGATTGAgagaaaaaaatggaaaatataaaaaatgtgaaGAAGATGATAAGAAGGATTTGAATTATATGTCTGATAATGGATATGTAGatccatataatatatatagaattgaaaaaaaagacgatatatatttttcgatgtttaaaaatgaagaatcgaatataaaaaacaaagaaagtaatcataataatagtaagTACCCTTTTGATGGTTGTACAAAAgatttgaaaatatatacaaatgttTATGAGGATAGTAAGAATTTTTCTTCTCTTCTTAGTAAAGATAGTATTTATCATAATTCCATATCAAACAATCATATGACAAATAAAATACCGTTTTATAATAAagagaatttaaaaaatataaataataataataattattattattataataatgatataaaaatgaagagaaATACAATTAACCATGATGAGATATTCAAACCAATTgcttatgaaaaaaatggtataaatataattaataaacaaACATACGATACTTATAAAAAGGATGAAAAATATCCATACCTTTcatatgatgaaaaatataatgatatgatGATTATGCTTATGAGCggattaaatataaaagataactataataacatttgtgataataataataacaaagaagaagaaaatccAGTTGaccataaaaatattcaagaTGTAAACAAAAacgaaaattattttaaagattatatatctgatgtatatcataatttaataaatgaaaatataaacaataataaagaaataaataatattaataaatataatatatttaataattatatagacaatgataacataaatagtgatgataattatatatatatgaataggGAAAACAATCAAGAtgttaacaaaaatatattttctttttgtaaGTCAAATTTAAACttgaaaaaggaaaacaacaatatatatgatacatGTAAAGtgtttataaataaagattATAAGGAAGATATActtggtaataataatatagaagatATACTtggtaaaaataatatagaacaTATTCttgataataacaatatagaAGATATACTtggtaaaaataatatagaacaTATTCttgataataacaatatagaAGATATACTtggtaaaaataatatagaatatattcttgataataataataatatagaacaTATACttgataataacaatatagaAGATATaccttataattataatcaaGCATATATtcttgataataataataatatagaagatACATTTGATAATTACCATAATGACAATACATTTACaaatgattatttttataatttaaaaaaaggaaaaaaagttAGCTTtgacataaatataaataaaaataaaataatagatcACTCATCTTCAATTAACGAATCGTAcccattttttttacaaaacaacataaaagataataaaaaaaattctttggATAATCCATGTGTggatttaaatatatatcctaATGATCTTAATGAAGTAATATTGCACGATTctgaagataaaaatatattgattgATGATGATTATATACTCAAAAGGGAAGATGTAATAATTgacgaaaaagaaaataaaagacCAGATGttgatacaaataaaaattcaataatacaaaaagaagaaaatattaaggACAATATAAATGAGTTCATCCTGTCGAATAATATAACTCATAAAAAtgattacataaatattaacaatattgatgatgaaaaaatggTAAAAGGTTTccataaaaaggaaatatttgcacatataaaagaaaatgatgataagaataataataatgataataataattatatggatAGTAATAACTATGCaaaaaataattgtaatacttgttattataattataacaatgGGTGGTGCGATAAATCATCCATTTTGTCTGAAAATCGTATATGTAACTATAAtgatatacaatataatttttcttccAATTATTCAAACAATGTTATATACCCTTTACATAATGAAAGTAATATACATGGAGAAAACTCACCATTGgcatatataaaagatgagGAGCCTTTAGTTTTTGTTAATGATGagtatgataataaaaataaattaaatgatatgCTATGTTTAGACAACTGTTTATGTGATTCATGTGTAAGTATAAATGAAGAATTGTTATCTAAGGaagaaaacaataaaaagaatatttttgaaaacatgaaaacatataattttttatgtaatttgTTAAATGATAAACAAGATGAAGATTTtagagataataataatgaatatataacaaGTCAATCCTGttttgaagaaaataataatatgaatcatACATATGATAACtatatttttgataatataaacgAAGAATATGATAATACCCCTTTtaaggaaaatattatatatcccgaaaattataacaatatattacaacataaaaaaaaagacaaggatataataataaaaaaaaaaaaatcactTGCTAAATATACCTTAATTGTTAATGTTCCACCTAATACAACAAGAAAAGATTTAATGAATGTATTTAGTCAATTTGGAAATGTTGATTTAACTATGGTAGTATGTGATAAAGAATCTAGACATCCCAATAAAGAATGGACTGCTACATCAGGTTATTCATTTGTACGTTTTTCAACAAATATAGAGGCTAGAAAAACATTAACAGCTGCCACATGTGGATTAATTAAAATACGTGGAAGTAAAGTAAGAGCTACTTGGGCCAAAAAAGATTCttattcaaaaaaagaaaaagatgatatagttttaaaaataccttcttctattttaataattaatatacaaGAATTTAATTGTTGTATTTGTAAAATCTACTTATCTTATCAACCTATTCTATTCCCTTGCTGTTTTGTTTCTTCATGCTCAGATTGCTTAGCcaattatattatgaataatataaaccaaCCAAATTTTAAATGCCCtaattgtaatattatacttaatgacaaaattattaaactTGATAAAAATGTCAAAGGTACTCTagcattattatataaatattattcaaatattAAAGTTAAATGCCCACATAACGGGTGTCTCTGGATAGGATATCAATACCAATATCTAAATCATTTTATCTCttgtaaatataacataacaCACCAAATCCaaacataa
- a CDS encoding T-complex protein 1 subunit alpha, which produces MSLSIYGNRESGQDVRTANVTAVQAISNILKSSLGPQGLDKMLVDNIGDVTITNDGATILKQLEVQHPAAKILVNLSELQDQEVGDGTTSVVLLASELLRRGNELIKMDIHPTTVICGYKLAMKESVKYIKEKLSERVSNLGKDVIINIAKTTLSSKFISYESDYFAKMVANAIQSVKIINESGKTKYPVSSVNVIKVHGMSSLDSKLIEGYAIMSGRASQAMPTVIKNAKIAFLDFPLKQYRLHLGVQVNINDPKELEKIRQKEKDITKERVNKILESGANVILTTQGIDDMPLKYFVEAGAIAVRRVNKDDLRRIAKLTNGQIRLTLSSIDGTEKFEASSLGYCDEVYEDKVGDWDLMFFKGCRTSKSNTILLRGANDFVLDEMQRSIHDALCSVSRALESNYVVVGGGCVEVALSVYLEDFAKTLGSREQLAIAEFAESLLVIPKILALNASYDSIDLVCKLRAYHTKSQVMNIEDSKDYKWYGLDLVNGKVANNLKNGVLEAMISKIKSIRFATEATITILRIDDLIKLVPEERKMEEEP; this is translated from the exons ATGTCTTTGAGTATTTATGGAAATCGAGAAAGCGGCCAAGATGTGAGAACAGCAAAtg tTACGGCTGTTCAAGCGATCTCGAATATTTTAAAGTCGAGCCTTGGGCCACAAGGACTTGATAAAATGCTTGTAGATAATATTGGGGATGTGACTATAACAAACGATGGAGCTACAATATTAAAACAATTAGAAGTTCAACACCCTGCTGCGAAGATTTTAGTTAATCTTTCAGAATTACAAGATCAAGAGGTTGGTGATGGTACAACATCTGTTGTGTTATTAGCTTCTGAATTGTTGAGAAGAGGtaatgaattaataaaaatggataTTCATCCGACAACTGTTATTTGTGGTTATAAATTAGCTATGAAAGAATcagttaaatatataaaagagaaATTAAGTGAAAGAGTTAGTAACTTAGGAAAGGAtgttattatcaatattgcTAAAACAACCTTATCATCTAAATTTATTAGTTATGAATCAGATTATTTTGCAAAAATGGTTGCTAATGCAATTCAATctgtaaaaattattaacgAGTCAGGTAAAACAAAATACCCTGTATCATCAGTTAATGTTATAAAAGTACACGGTATGAGTTCATTAGATTCTAAACTAATTGAAGGTTATGCAATAATGAGTGGTAGAGCTTCTCAAGCTATGCCAACAGTTATTAAGAATGCAAAAATAGCTTTCTTAGATTTCCCTTTAAAACAATATAGATTACATTTAGGAGTAcaagtaaatataaatgatcccaaggaattagaaaaaataagacaaaaggaaaaagatatAACTAAAGAAAGagttaataaaatattagaatCTGGTGCTAATGTTATATTAACTACACAAGGAATTGATGACATgccattaaaatattttgtagAAGCTGGTGCTATAGCAGTCAGAAGAGTAAACAAAGATGATTTAAGAAGAATAGCCAAACTAACAAATGGACAAATTCGTTTAACATTATCATCAATAGATGGAACCGAGAAATTTGAAGCTTCTTCTTTAGGTTATTGTGATGAAGTTTATGAAGATAAAGTTGGAGATTGGGATCTAATGTTTTTCAAAGGTTGTCGAACATCTAAAAGTAATACTATCTTATTAAGAGGAGCTAATGATTTTGTTTTAGATGAAATGCAAAGATCAATTCACGATGCCTTGTGCTCAGTAAGTAGAGCATTAGAAAGTAATTATGTTGTTGTTGGAGGAGGCTGTGTTGAAGTAGCTTTATCAGTATATTTAGAAGATTTTGCCAAAACCTTGGGTTCAAGAGAACAACTAGCTATTGCAGAATTTGCAGAATCATTATTAGTAATACCAAAAATTTTAGCTTTAAATGCATCGTATGATTCTATTGATTTAGTATGTAAATTAAGAGCATATCATACTAAATCCCAAGTGATGAATATAGAAGATTCAAAGGATTATAAATGGTATGGTCTTGATCTAGTAAATGGAAAAGTAGCAAACAATCTAAAAAATGGAGTCTTAGAAGCTATGATAAGTAAAATTAAATCGATAAGATTTGCTACGGAGGCAACAATAACAATCTTGAGAATAGATGATCTTATTAAGTTGGTTCCAGAAGAGCGTAAGATGGAAGAAGaaccataa
- a CDS encoding nucleic acid binding protein, putative: protein MDMNFGFCDDNFFEQGHKSTDKEEIEELTKRGSPEGLAKIKENEEEKALPKELCVPVTIKLLINKMMNTEELKIHDFQISGIIVFGKVVSIKELASAIIFEICDYTGNIEAKYNKDAKNEKVKNHIESIKVNDYIKIVGVVYSPESKSESIQISILYINKVTDWVSYFTYFTSDVVYCYLKLLKLKNICTPNGINNEEKPWSHINLDTYYNHLDDIDSDIIKYLHTTEEKYASQQDIFNNLQKYHSEFNIKKSLTKLIEQYDLAQYEDIISIP from the coding sequence atggataTGAATTTCGGATTCTGtgatgataatttttttgagcAAGGACATAAGTCAACAGATAAAGAAGAGATTGAAGAGTTAACAAAAAGAGGATCACCAGAAGGGTTagcaaaaataaaagaaaatgaagaagagaAAGCATTACCAAAAGAGTTATGTGTTCCAGTaactataaaattattaataaataaaatgatgaatacagaagaattaaaaatacaTGATTTTCAAATAAGTGGTATTATTGTATTTGGAAAAGTAGTTAGTATAAAAGAATTAGCAAGTGCTATAATATTTGAAATATGTGATTATACTGGTAATATTGAAgctaaatataataaagatgcAAAAAATGAGAAGGTAAAAAATCATATTGAAAGTATTAAAGTTaatgattatattaaaattgttgGTGTTGTATATTCTCCTGAAAGTAAAAGTGAATCTATTCAAAtcagtatattatatattaataaagtaACAGACTGGGTTTCTTATTTTACTTATTTTACTTCTGATGTAGtttattgttatttaaaattattaaaattaaaaaatatttgtacACCCAATGGAATCAATAACGAAGAAAAACCATGGTCTCATATTAATTTagatacatattataatcacCTTGATGATATTGATagtgatattataaaatatttacatactACTGAAGAAAAATATGCAAGTCAACAAGATATTTTTAACAATCTGCAAAAATATCATTCGGAATTTAATATCAAAAAGTCGTTAACAAAATTGATTGAACAGTATGACTTGGCTCAATATGAGGACATAATAAGTATtccataa
- a CDS encoding ubiquitin-like protein, putative, translated as MANSMEKNEKEKVDVHTNNIDLNEYKYVINNSHSSDEGEEDVSSYDENDNEEYTNDELIKEDDSNNKRNKVLDTNKYRNNDIINHNINGRNGLINNNEDIKDISEGTMNKEDSLICDKDKEENVEILNNKKNEKYNNNNNNNCNMFNKDDNICVKKNREGYELNHKNKNIVDNKYIYVRLKTNDCNNNIYKCRIEKNISVKKMKKGLNKILNNNNDMNYRIIYRGRSLKDIDEIAKYNIKFNDIIYAIKVHKKKNGNDVTLDSGITSSQLSTLNDEYNEYGKYGQNDGISKLISNMFDNSDFIKSIMDSNKQLKKLREQNSDLNHILNDSQTLKQSFEMIKNPSLMKELMKNTDRAISNIEAIPGGFNTLRRMYHNIQEPMYESTEKLIEKKLNKVKHYDLNSTSPPTSQAFPNPWASKNTKNKNSINNKNNYNLNNFEKFFQTNEKTQNFKSNLSTDNNNNNNNNNNNNNNNNNNNNNNNNNHTNSLLNNQNKLFFDKNKRGSNNTSTNNNTTHNIMNNNNLNDLMNNSFLSNSLFPLLNKLQLPQTNKNVSNNKNVINGNNDYQNNLTDEYKNSTQHVHNLAHTNKNQNDTLSTNRLTNNNKDNKLDETIENSSNMLNNLLMSMNKNLNMNSTSPTNNTSSDLMNTINMINSLSNLGNYNTPYGNIVGENTTTNNSKNYAHNNNNKDNNIDSASGSIPPYYMDQSFFMEAMNFLRNTTNNDIVNNNNNNNNSSSNNNRFNNALFNNTPLNNNFSNFMNVLQNVGAGNGYIPSGRTNNTNENQAPRTIENEIKNVEEKQEGIQDTLKSTDILNIKNNDTNISNNINGEANDHNIYSEQLNSLKGMGFTDVEKCLKALIKSKGNVEGAIDFLLLDESNVNES; from the coding sequence atggcaAATTCaatggaaaaaaatgaaaaggaaaaggTAGATGTccatacaaataatattgatcttaacgaatataaatatgttataaataattcacaCAGTTCTGATGAAGGTGAAGAGGATGTTTCATCATATGATGAGAATGATAACGAGGAATATACAAATGatgaattaataaaagaagatgatagtaataataaaaggaatAAAGTATtagatacaaataaatatagaaataatgatattataaatcataatataaatggtcGTAATGGtttgataaataataatgaagatattaAAGATATATCAGAAGGGACCATGAATAAAGAGGATAGTTTAATATGtgataaagataaagaagaaaatgttgAGAtactaaataataaaaagaatgagaaatataataataataataataataattgtaatatgtttaataaggatgataatatatgtgttaaaaaaaatagagaAGGGTATGAATTAaaccataaaaataaaaacattgtcgataataaatatatatatgtaagatTAAAGACAAatgattgtaataataatatatataaatgtcgaatagaaaaaaatattagcgttaaaaaaatgaagaaaggattaaataaaatattaaataataataatgatatgaatTATCGAATTATCTATAGAGGAAGATCATTAAAAGATATTGATGAAATAgctaaatataatataaaatttaatgatataatatatgctaTAAaagttcataaaaaaaaaaatggaaatgaTGTAACTCTAGATTCAGGTATTACAAGTTCACAATTAAGTACTTTGaatgatgaatataatgaatatggTAAATATGGACAAAATGATGGTATATCAAAATTAATATCTAATATGTTTGATAATAGtgattttattaaatcaatAATGGATTCTAataaacaattaaaaaaGTTAAGAGAACAAAATTCTGATTTAaatcatattttaaatgattCTCAGACTTTAAAACAATCTTTTGAAATGATTAAGAATCCATCTTTGATGAAAgaattaatgaaaaatacTGATAGAGCTATTAGTAATATTGAAGCCATACCTGGAGGTTTTAATACATTAAGAAGAATGTATCATAATATTCAAGAACCAATGTATGAATCTACAGAAAAATTAATTGAGAAAAAGTTAAATAAGGTTAAACATTATGATTTAAATTCTACATCACCACCTACAAGTCAAGCCTTTCCTAATCCGTGGGCTTCAAAAAAtaccaaaaataaaaatagcataaataataaaaataattataatttaaacaaTTTTGAAAAATTCTTCCAAACAAATGAGAAGACACAAAATTTTAAATCAAATTTATCaacagataataataataataataataataataataataataataataataataataataataataacaataataacaataatcaTACGAATAGTCTGTtgaataatcaaaataaattattttttgacAAAAACAAAAGGGGAAGTAATAATACAAGTACTAACAATAATACGacacataatattatgaataataataacttgAATGATCTTATGAATAACTCCTTTTTGAGTAATTCATTGTTTCccttattaaataaattacaaCTTCCACAAACTAACAAAAAtgttagtaataataaaaatgttataaatgGTAATAATGATTATCAAAACAATTTGAcagatgaatataaaaatagcaCACAACATGTTCATAATTTAGCGCATACtaataaaaatcaaaatgaTACCTTATCCACAAATAGACTAACGAACAATAATAAGGATAATAAATTAGATGAAACAATAGAAAATTCATCtaatatgttaaataatttgttaatgagtatgaataaaaatttaaatatgaatTCCACATCCCCGACAAATAATACATCAAGCGATTTGATGAAtactataaatatgataaatagtTTAAGTAATCTTGGTAATTATAATACTCCTTATGGAAATATTGTAGGTGAAAATACAACAACAAATAATAGCAAAAATTATGctcacaataataataataaggataataatattgatagtGCTAGTGGTAGCATTCCTCCATATTATATGGATCAGTCTTTTTTTATGGAAGCCATGaattttttaagaaatacCACAAACAATGACATtgtcaataataataataataataataatagtagtagtaacaATAACCGTTTTAATAATGCCCTGTTCAATAACACGCctcttaataataatttcagCAATTTTATGAATGTACTTCAAAATGTGGGGGCAGGAAACGGATATATACCAAGTGGGCGTAcgaataatacaaatgaaaatcAAGCACCAAGAACTAttgaaaatgaaataaaaaatgtagaagAGAAACAAGAAGGAATACAAGATACGCTTAAAAGTAccgatatattaaatattaaaaataatgatactaatataagtaataatattaatggaGAAGCAAATGACCACAATATATACTCAGAACAGTTGAATTCATTAAAAGGTATGGGTTTTACAGATGTCGAAAAGTGTTTAAAAGCTTTAATTAAATCAAAAGGTAATGTAGAAGGGGCCATCGATTTTTTACTATTAGATGAAAGTAATGTGAATGAAAGTTGA